Within Hydrogenophaga sp. PAMC20947, the genomic segment CCGTGTTGGGCGCTGGATTCACGGCACTGTTTCATCCGCGAGGCGAAGGGCCCCTGTTGTTGCTGTGGTTGTCACTGGCTTTGTTGGTGACTTACGTGGCATTCAGTGTGCTCAGCATCGTTCACCAGACATGGGGAGCACGACTGGGCGGCGACGCCCATCAGCGCGCCCGCGTCGTGGCCTGGCGGGAGGGCTTCGGTTTGCTGGGCGTGTTGCTGGCCAGCGTGCTGCCGGCGGTGGCGGGCATGAGCACCACCAGTGCGGTGCTGGTGCTGGCCTTGGCCGTCGGTCTGTGGCTGCTGTCGCGTGCGCCCCGGGCCACCACCACCCACCCCTCCACACCCCAAGTGCAGGCGCGTTCGTGGGCTCAGCCCTGGCACAACCCAGGCTTTCGCCGCCTCCTCGCAGTGTTCTTGCTCAACGGCATCGCCAGCGCCGTACCGGCCACCCTGGTGTTGTTCTTTGTTCGCGATCGGCTTCAGCTGCCGGCGCTGGAGGCGTTGTTCCTTGGCACCTATTTTGGCGCGGCCGCTTTGTCGGTGCCCTTGTGGCTGAAGGGTGTGCGGCGCCTGGGTCTGGTGCGCTGCTGGTTGATCGGCATGGCCCTGGCTGTTGCGGCTTTTATCTGGGTGCTGGGGTTGGGCGCGGGTGAAGCTGCCGGCTTTGTGCTGGTCTGCCTGATCAGCGGCGTTGCCCTGGGCGCCGACCTCACCGTGCCCGGCGCCATGCTCACCGGCCTGGTGCACCGCAGTGGGCTTGGCACACAGACCGAAGGTGTGTACGTCGGCTGGTGGAACGCCGCCACCAAACTCAATCTCGGCCTGGCCGCAGGCGCCACCCTGCCCTTGCTGGCGCTGGGCGGCTATGCGCCGGGCAGCACCAGCGAACAAGCCCTGCACACCCTCACCTTGGCCTATGTGGTGGCCCCGTGTGTGCTCAAAACCCTGGCCGCTGCGCTGCTGTGGCGCGGCTGGATCACTCGCAAGGAACTGTCATGACCCATCTACCCTTTATTCTTCCACTTTCTTCCTCTCGCCCGCAGAGCCGTCAGCACCGTCAACGCCGCCTGGTGCTGGCCGGCACTTTGAGCGCGCTGGCGCTCGCGCTGACCGGATGTGCCGGACCACAGCTGGCCGACCATGCGGACGAAACACCGAAGTTCGATCTGCAGACCTACTTCACTGGCGACCTCATTGGTCATGGCATGGTGAGCGATCGCGGAGGGCGTGTGATCCGACGCTTTGTCGTCGACCTGCGTGGCGAATGGCACGGCAATGAGGGCACCCTCGACGAGCAATTTATCTACGACGACGGCGAGCGCCAGCAGCGCATCTGGCGGCTCCGAAAGCTGGGTGATGGTCGTTACTCGGGTCGGGCGGACGACGTGGTTGGCGAGGCCGTGGGTCAACAGGCTGGGGCCGCTTTCAACTGGCGCTACACCATGCGCCTGCCGGTGCGCGGCGAGGTGTATGACGTGCAGTTCGACGACTGGATCCACCTCATCGACGAAAAGACGGCCCTCAACCGAGCCATCATGAGCAAGTGGGGCGTGCGCGTGGGTGAAGTCACTTTGTCATTCACACGGAAGTAACGCCGTGGCACTGAACCCTTCCATTCGAGACTGGCGAGGCCAGGTGGTGTGGCTGATCGGCGCATCCTCCGGCATCGGCCGGGCCACAGCCGCTCGGCTGCACGCCTTGGGCGCCACGGTCATCGTGTCCGCACGCAACGAAAGCGCGCTGCAACGGTTCACCTCGCAGCACCCAGGCAGCCAGGCTTTGCCGCTGGATGTGACCGACCTCACTGATGTACAAACCTCGGCGGCGCAAGTGGTGGCTGACAACGGCCGCCTGGATCTGGTGCTTTACTGCGTGGGTCATTACAAGGCCATGCGCGCCGACGCATTTGACCTGGCCGAAATGCAGCGCCACCTGAGCATCAACTACACCGGAGCCCTGCATGTGCTCGACAGCGTTTTGCCCACGCTGATCCAGCAAGGCCACGGGCATTTGAGCCTCGTGGCCAGCGTGGCGGGCTACCGCGGCTTGCCCAACGCGCTGGCCTATGGTCCCACCAAGGCGGCGCTCCAACACCTGGCAGAAATCCTCTACCTCGATTTGCACCCACTGGGCCTGGGCGTCTCGGTGGTCAACCCGGGCTTTGTCGCCACCCCGCTAACCGCTGACAATACCTTCGACATGCCCGCCCTGCTCACCCCCGAGCAGGCGGCCGATCACATCATTCAAGCCTGGTCCAAAGGGCAGTTTGACATTCACTTTCCCAAGCGCTTCACCCTCTGGCTCAAACTGATGCGCCTGCTGCCTTTCAGCCTGTATTTCCCCGCCATTCGGCGGACCACAAGTTCATGACGCACCACCCCACCCAGCCGCCAGGCCATCCGCCCTCCGACGAGCGCACTTTGCACGTGGTGGCCTTCTTTGAGTCACTGACACCCGTGTCGCTCAGGCAGCTGCCGACCGTCTACAGCGAAGAAGCGCGGTTCATCGATCCTTTCAATGACGTGTGCGGCTTGCCCGCCATCTCGCAAGTATTTGCCCACATGTTCGACAACCTGCAAGGCCCTCGCTTTCGGGTGCTGCAGACGATCACTGAGGGCGACCACTGCTTCATGCTGTGGGACTTTCATTTCACCCGCCAGGCCGGCGCTCCGGGCCAGCGCGTGCACGGCGGCAGCCATCTTCACTTTGCACCCGACGGCCGCGTTGACTGGCACCGGGACCATTGGGACCCGGCCCGTGAAATATACGAAACCGTGCCCTTGCTGGGCAGCGTGATGCGCTGGTTGCGCCGCCGCCTCCAGGCCAGCGCCTGATCGCTGGAAATAGGCGGATCGTTCAACACGGCACGTCGATCTGCTGCGCGGGTGATTGACGAACCGCAGGCTGCATTTCGCCACATCCGGACTGGGTGGCCGTGGCCGGTGTGCCGAGCAGGGCAAGGCGTTTCAACGCCGGCCAAAACAGTCCATCAGGAGGGATGTGCTTCGGACTCTGATCCGGTCTTGGCATTTTTCCGGACGTCTCTGTCTTCGCTATGGGCGTCCTTGTCAGCGTCGCTGGCAGCGATCGACTTGACTGACGGATTCGACGGGGCTTCAGGTGCCAATGGGGCGCCAAGCTGCTCCAGCATGAGGATGGCGTCGCGGAGTTTGAAGGGTTGCAGCAAGATGCGCCTCACATCCAGCGCCTTCAAATCTTTGATCAGCTCCACCGTGCACACCGAAGACATCACCGCCACCGCCAGATGGGCGCTGCATGCAAACTTTCCAGCCCGAATCTCGGCGAGCAAGTTCATTGCGGCACCGTCCAGATCCAGCGCCACCACCATGCCCTCAAGATCACCGTGGTCCAGCCAAGCGTTGGCTGCGGCCACATTGGTCGCCTGGTGAACTCGGGCCAGGTCCAGATCGCGGCACACGGCCGCCAAGGTGCCCCGGACCAGATTGTCGGGCTCGATGAGCAGAATGTGCGGAGGCTTTGATCGAATTGGAGCGTTCATACAACAGCCTCCTCCCGGCGGAACAGCTCGTCGACCACAAGGTCACGCAGCCCGCAGAGAATCGCCACATCCAGCCGGTCAAAGCTGCGCGGGCGCCGGTCAAGAATGCACAGCGTCCCGACCACCTGGCCATAGGGCAAGCGCAAACCCGCCCCGGCGTAAAAGCGGACAAAGGGTTGCCCGATCACCATCGGGTTGTCGGAAAACCGGGGATCCTCCAACGCATCATGCACCACCAAGGGCGCCGCCTGGACAATGGCATGGCCGCAGAACGACACATCGCGAGGCGACTCGCGGGCCTCCATCCCGAAGTTGGACTTGGCCCACTGCCGGTCCCGATCGATGAGAGACACCGAGGCCATCGGCACATCAAACTCGCTGGCCGCAAAAGCGGAAATGCGGTCAAACCGCTCTTCCGGTAGCGTGTCCAGCAAAACCAAGTCGCGAAGCGCTTGCAACCGCTTTTTTTCGTTGTGGGGTAAGGGCGCGTGCATCATTTTGATCTCTCCTGACCACCAGAACCAAGCCGCGCCCAGTGCAGCGCTTCCTGACTCCGAGCGGTAAAAATGGGGCGGCGACATCGGGCCCCATGGTGCTTGTATCGTCACGTCAACCAGAAAATTGAGCCCAACCGGATAAACAAGGCGGCCTCTCGCTCGGTACCCAGCCCCTCTTCCCATTCATACATAAGCAAACTACGATATATACCCATTCCCCCACAATGTTCCGGAGACCCCCATGCACCCTGTTCAACCGATGCGAGCGGCATTTCGCCACACCTTGGCCGGTCTGCTCTGCTGGGCGCTGGCCGGACTGGTTCATGCTGCCGACGCCGCACCCGCCATGCAAGTGAAGCAAGTGGGCCCCCACAGCTACTACGTTGAAGGGTTGTCGGCCCTGGGCTCTGGTGCCAACCAGAATTTCATCTCCAACGCCGGCTTTGTCATCACGCCCGAGAGCGTGGTGGTGATCGACGCCTTGGGCTCCCCCCAGCTGGCCGAGCGTCTCACCGCTGAGATTCGCAAGCTCACGCCATTGCCCGTCTCCAACGTCATCCTCACCCACTACCACGCCGACCACATCTACGGCCTGCAGTTCTTCAAGGCCTTGGGCGCACACATCACGGCCCATGAGTCGGCCAAGGAGTACATCCAGTCCGACACCGCACGCCTGCGCCTGGAAGCTTCACGCACCGATCTGGCGCCCTGGATCAACGACAAGACCCGACTGGTGGAAGCCGACACCTGGATCAGTGGCCCCACTTCGCTCAAGGTCGGGGGCATGGTGTTTGAGCTTGACCACGTGGGCCCTTCGCACACGCCCGAAGATCTGACCATTTTTGTACCCTCCGAAAAGGTGCTGTTCGCAGGCGACCTGTTTTTCAACGGCCGTCTGCCTTTCGTGGGCAAGGCCAACAGCAGCCAGTGGATCCAATCGCTGGAATTGATGCTCGCGCACGACGCAACCACGGTGGTGCCCGGACACGGCGCGGCATCGACCGATCCGAAGAAAGACATTGGCGTGACGCGCGATTACCTCAAATTTCTGCGCAGTTCCATGGGCCAGGCGGTGCAAGACTTTGTGCCCTTCGAGGATGTCTACAAACAGACCGACTGGAGCACCTTCGAGCACATGCCCATGTTTGGCTTTGCCAACCGCATGAACGCCTACAACACCTACTTGCTGATGGAAGAAGAGGCGCTGGAACAGAAGCGCTGATACAACGCCCTCGACAAAGACCTCAAGCCTCGACCCATGCGGGGTGCTTGCCGATGCGCTCCAGCAGAAAGTCGATGAAGGTTCTGACCTTTCCGGTCAACACATTGGCCTGCGGGTAAATCAACCTCAGCGCCGATTGATCGTTCACCCGGTACTCGGGCAACACCCGCACCACAGTGCCTTCGCGCAGTTCGCGGTGCACGCTCCAGAGCGAATTGACCGAGATGTCGGCCCCGGCCACGGTGGCGGCGCAAGCCCGCGCAGTAGGCGAGTGGCGCAAGCGTGTGCAAGCCGCTGGCCGCCCCGATCACCCGGCCATGGAATCAATCCACATCGACCTCGCCGCAGACCCCGAAACCCTGCCCAGCCCCATCCACCTGGGTTTTCGCATCGGTACAAGGCATTTGACCGCCTATCTGAAAGCCATGGAATCCATCGGCATCAACCACGTGGCGCCCAATCTGCGTTTCAATCGAAGCCATACCGAAGACACACTGCAACGCTTGGCCGATCAGATCCTGCCCGACTTTGCCGAATAAAGGAGCCCCCACATGACCACCCCAAAAACCACCCCACTCACCATGCTCATCACCGGCGCCACCGACGGCATCGGCCTGGCGACCGCGCGCCAACTGGCACCGCAGGGCCACACCTTGCTGCTGCACGGGCGCAACCCGGACAAGCTGGCCAATGCACAAAAGGCGCTGCTCGCGATGCCCGGCGTTGGACGCATTGAGACCTATGTGGCCGACCTGTCGCACCTGGCCGAAGTTGAGTCCCTGGCCCAGGCCCTGCTGCAAAACCACCAACAACTCGATGTGCTGATCAACAACGCCGGCATCTACCGCACGCCCGAGACCCGCACCGCCGATGGGCTCGATGTGCGCTTCGCCGTCAACACCGTGGCACCCTATTTGTTGACGCAACGGTTGCTGCCGTTGCTGGGCTCCACAGCACGCGTGGTCAACCTGTCCTCTGCTGCCCAGGCCCCGGTGGACCTCGACGCCTTGGCGGGCCGTGTCCCGCTGGCCGACATGGCCGCCTACGCGCAAAGCAAGTTGGCGATCACCATGTGGACCAACCAGATGGCATTCGCGCTCAAAGAAAAAGGCCTTCAAAGCCCCATGGTGGTCTCGGTCAACCCGGGCTCGCTGCTCGCCACCAAGATGGTGAAAGAGGGCTTTGGCGTGGCCGGGAACGACATCGCCATCGGTGCCGACGTCCTCTGCCGCGCCGCGCTGGCAGGCGAGTTTGCCGACGCTGGTGGCAAGTACTTCGACAACGACGCTGGCCGGTTTGGTTCGCCTCACCCTGATGCGCTGGATGCAAAGAAGAATGAGGCGGTGGCGGACGCCATCGAAGCGATCATCGGCAAACTCGAGGGCTGAGGCGGCACCACGCAACGCAGTGCGCCAGCAACCGCTGCGGCCAACAATGGAACCTCTGGGCATCGCGCGATGCACCGGGGTATTTTGTCTGTGCTCGGCTACGCTGTGCATGAGCCCCTATCCGGTCACAGGTCTGCAGGGCCCGGAGGCTGATGTTGGGTGTGAACTTGAACGGCTGAAGTCGACCCAATGGCGCCAACGGCAGTTTTCTAAGGAAACGACAGGTCTGGCTTGAGAAACGACCTTCGCCCACACCGCCAACCATTTCGATGGCAGCGAAAGCAGTCGTTTGAGCGTGAGCCCGAAACAAGCCACTGGCGACATAGGGGTCGGGTGCCGTCCTGGGCGCCGAAAGACCCGGCGACAACTGGCCGCCAAGGCCAGACTCGTCTCGAATGCGGCCCTCAGGATCAGGACGCGCGCAACGCTATGTCAAGCAGCCGGACCAAAAGCGGCGGGTGCAAACGCTTCGCTGATTTCACGTGTGATTTGCAGGAAGTGGTCGACGTCGGCGACGGAATTGCAGTGCAGTGGCGAGACACGGATCGCGCCTTCCAGACTGAAGGAATCGAGCATGCGCTTCGAATAGAGGCTGGAGGCCACACGCTCATAGACAATCACGCCGCGGCTTTCGTACTCACGCACCGCATCGGTGTGGCCCAGGTGGTCAAAGCCAATGGCCAGGATCAGGTCGCGTTTGCTCAAGTCTTCGTAGTCGAGGAACACCTTCACCTGCGGCAGCGTGCGCAGGCCTGCGACACTTTCGCCGCCGTTGAGCAATCGCGCCAGCAGGGCCCGCTCATGCCGCTCGATGCGGTCGATGCCGCAGACGAACAGTTCGCGGCGGTTGGTGCTCCGAACAAACTGGCTACCGAGCCAGCAAACATAGTTGACGATTTCGGTGACCACGGCGAACTGCCAGGGTGCCGAACTGCCCAGATCCCAGAAATCCGCTTTCTTGCCTGCCAGCTTGTGGTGCGGCAAGGTGGCGGCGCGGTCGGACAGCCAGGCCAGGCCCGAGCCTCTGCAACCGAAGAACTTGTAGGGGGCGATGTTGATGCCGTCGACCGGGGTCTTCTGCAAGTCGATCAGCCCGTGCGGCGCATGCTGCACCGCGTCGACCAGGATGTAGAGGTCGGGCTTGATCGCGCGGGCGCGTTTGACGATGGCCTCGATATCCATTTTGGCGCCTGAGATATTCGACGCGTACATCACGCTGAGCAGGCAGGTGTTTTGGTCCACTTGCCCCACGATCTCATCCACATCGATGCCGCCGGTCACCGGGTTGCTTTTCGCGACCCGCAACTCCTTGCCGGTGCGCTGGGCGTACAGGCTCATCGCATCGAACGACGATGGGTGTTCCAGGATCGAGGTGACCATGTTCGTGCCGGGCACGTTTTCCGTCACGGCGCGCACCATGTCGAACATCGCCCCCGATGCGGTCAGAGAGGCATACACGCTGCCACCGCGGGCATTGAGGATGGTGCGCACGTCATCGGTGCCCTCGGCCTGCACCTTTTGTAAAAACAGCGACAGCGCGTGGATGCGCTCGGGGCAATCCGGCAGTGAGTCGATTCTTACAAAGGCCTCGGTGGCGGCCTTGAGGCGGAACGAGCCGCCAGCGTTGTCGAAGAACAGCCGCTCGCGGCCTTCGATGTCGTGGTCAACGTAGTGAAAGCGGTTTTTGATCTCGCTCATCAACGCGTCGGAAAACAGCAGGCCTTGGTGATGGGTGTTCATCGTGAGTCTCTATGTCAATGGCATGGGGTTCAGGGCAACGCCCCAGCACGCAAATTGCAGGTCAAACGGCGCGCTCCAGGTGAAGTTGGCGCCAACTGCTGTAATGGCCAGAGGCCCTGGGCTGATGCCCAGGGCCTCTGGCGCGGGCAGGCTTCAGAGCCAGCCTTTTTCCTTGTAGTACTTCACCGCGCCTGAGTGCAGCGGTGCCGACAGACCGTTTTTGATCATGTCCTTCGGGTCAAGGTGGGCGAACGCTGGATGCAACTTCTTGAAGTCTTCAAAGTTCTCGAACACCGCCTTCACCAATTCGTACACGGTTTCGTCAGACACCTTGGAGGAGGTCACGAAAGTGGCCAACACACCATAGGTGGGTGTCGGATTGGGGTGGCCGGCGTACAGGCCGCCGGGAATGCTCACCTTGGCGTAATAGGGCGCACCCGCCACCAGCTTGTCCACAGCCGCACCGGTCAACGGCACCAGCTTGGCGCCGCAGGTGGTGATCGGATCCTGGATCCATCGCCGATGGGTGGCCGACGCTGGAGAAGAAGCCGTCGATCTTGTTGTCGCACAGGGCGGCGCCTTGCTCATCGTTCTTGAGCTCTGACACCAGGCCGAAGCTGG encodes:
- a CDS encoding MFS transporter, which translates into the protein MTLEAAAINTPSPAVDAAPPQLPWGAWAGFRYGGLGLALAFLALPLYVNLPAFYADQHAVPLATLGFVLLITRVADAVLDPLIGRWIDSVFAQSSQLAWRIGAAAATVLGAGFTALFHPRGEGPLLLLWLSLALLVTYVAFSVLSIVHQTWGARLGGDAHQRARVVAWREGFGLLGVLLASVLPAVAGMSTTSAVLVLALAVGLWLLSRAPRATTTHPSTPQVQARSWAQPWHNPGFRRLLAVFLLNGIASAVPATLVLFFVRDRLQLPALEALFLGTYFGAAALSVPLWLKGVRRLGLVRCWLIGMALAVAAFIWVLGLGAGEAAGFVLVCLISGVALGADLTVPGAMLTGLVHRSGLGTQTEGVYVGWWNAATKLNLGLAAGATLPLLALGGYAPGSTSEQALHTLTLAYVVAPCVLKTLAAALLWRGWITRKELS
- a CDS encoding DUF3833 domain-containing protein yields the protein MTHLPFILPLSSSRPQSRQHRQRRLVLAGTLSALALALTGCAGPQLADHADETPKFDLQTYFTGDLIGHGMVSDRGGRVIRRFVVDLRGEWHGNEGTLDEQFIYDDGERQQRIWRLRKLGDGRYSGRADDVVGEAVGQQAGAAFNWRYTMRLPVRGEVYDVQFDDWIHLIDEKTALNRAIMSKWGVRVGEVTLSFTRK
- a CDS encoding SDR family NAD(P)-dependent oxidoreductase, whose translation is MALNPSIRDWRGQVVWLIGASSGIGRATAARLHALGATVIVSARNESALQRFTSQHPGSQALPLDVTDLTDVQTSAAQVVADNGRLDLVLYCVGHYKAMRADAFDLAEMQRHLSINYTGALHVLDSVLPTLIQQGHGHLSLVASVAGYRGLPNALAYGPTKAALQHLAEILYLDLHPLGLGVSVVNPGFVATPLTADNTFDMPALLTPEQAADHIIQAWSKGQFDIHFPKRFTLWLKLMRLLPFSLYFPAIRRTTSS
- a CDS encoding nuclear transport factor 2 family protein — its product is MTHHPTQPPGHPPSDERTLHVVAFFESLTPVSLRQLPTVYSEEARFIDPFNDVCGLPAISQVFAHMFDNLQGPRFRVLQTITEGDHCFMLWDFHFTRQAGAPGQRVHGGSHLHFAPDGRVDWHRDHWDPAREIYETVPLLGSVMRWLRRRLQASA
- a CDS encoding GAF domain-containing protein, with the protein product MMHAPLPHNEKKRLQALRDLVLLDTLPEERFDRISAFAASEFDVPMASVSLIDRDRQWAKSNFGMEARESPRDVSFCGHAIVQAAPLVVHDALEDPRFSDNPMVIGQPFVRFYAGAGLRLPYGQVVGTLCILDRRPRSFDRLDVAILCGLRDLVVDELFRREEAVV
- a CDS encoding MBL fold metallo-hydrolase, with product MHPVQPMRAAFRHTLAGLLCWALAGLVHAADAAPAMQVKQVGPHSYYVEGLSALGSGANQNFISNAGFVITPESVVVIDALGSPQLAERLTAEIRKLTPLPVSNVILTHYHADHIYGLQFFKALGAHITAHESAKEYIQSDTARLRLEASRTDLAPWINDKTRLVEADTWISGPTSLKVGGMVFELDHVGPSHTPEDLTIFVPSEKVLFAGDLFFNGRLPFVGKANSSQWIQSLELMLAHDATTVVPGHGAASTDPKKDIGVTRDYLKFLRSSMGQAVQDFVPFEDVYKQTDWSTFEHMPMFGFANRMNAYNTYLLMEEEALEQKR
- a CDS encoding LysR substrate-binding domain-containing protein, translated to MRHSPTARACAATVAGADISVNSLWSVHRELREGTVVRVLPEYRVNDQSALRLIYPQANVLTGKVRTFIDFLLERIGKHPAWVEA
- a CDS encoding SDR family NAD(P)-dependent oxidoreductase, whose translation is MTTPKTTPLTMLITGATDGIGLATARQLAPQGHTLLLHGRNPDKLANAQKALLAMPGVGRIETYVADLSHLAEVESLAQALLQNHQQLDVLINNAGIYRTPETRTADGLDVRFAVNTVAPYLLTQRLLPLLGSTARVVNLSSAAQAPVDLDALAGRVPLADMAAYAQSKLAITMWTNQMAFALKEKGLQSPMVVSVNPGSLLATKMVKEGFGVAGNDIAIGADVLCRAALAGEFADAGGKYFDNDAGRFGSPHPDALDAKKNEAVADAIEAIIGKLEG
- a CDS encoding aminotransferase class V-fold PLP-dependent enzyme — translated: MNTHHQGLLFSDALMSEIKNRFHYVDHDIEGRERLFFDNAGGSFRLKAATEAFVRIDSLPDCPERIHALSLFLQKVQAEGTDDVRTILNARGGSVYASLTASGAMFDMVRAVTENVPGTNMVTSILEHPSSFDAMSLYAQRTGKELRVAKSNPVTGGIDVDEIVGQVDQNTCLLSVMYASNISGAKMDIEAIVKRARAIKPDLYILVDAVQHAPHGLIDLQKTPVDGINIAPYKFFGCRGSGLAWLSDRAATLPHHKLAGKKADFWDLGSSAPWQFAVVTEIVNYVCWLGSQFVRSTNRRELFVCGIDRIERHERALLARLLNGGESVAGLRTLPQVKVFLDYEDLSKRDLILAIGFDHLGHTDAVREYESRGVIVYERVASSLYSKRMLDSFSLEGAIRVSPLHCNSVADVDHFLQITREISEAFAPAAFGPAA